In Bacteroidales bacterium, the following are encoded in one genomic region:
- a CDS encoding response regulator, translating to MQFIISLIQNTAILLSFSMLYEYYWIKLNQRNLKNDIITGTVISIAVSIIMFTPFKFSETIVFDVRSILLSISGLFFGFIPTFLAMLTSLVIRLNMGGDGVYMGVAVIISSASIGMLWHYYRKNWEEQYFIELLLLGITVHAVMAFCTIFLPSGKEMDVLKNIALPLILIYIPGTLLLGTLLVRQHGNYLNRKAKEKLIETEYMFHQLMKSKNIYALTLNKQFNIYFANEHLQKSIHLTKEELLNNNFESIFLQKISDEDKRKKEVFFNSALISIELKAAFTTLQNKHYYIHWFITKTFNFQNEHNGYIVIGVDETERYEAEKKLNETHQELLAQYEVYKELNIQLTEAKQKAEESDRLKTMLLSNLSHEVRTPMNAIIGFSELLRKDIPNEKRKEFSEIIFKSSQQLLQTIDDIVLISKLQSQKTKLQVSKIKPVELLKSLLILNQHKIQQPKVEFKIVFDQAHENIIIETDELKLTKILSNLLKNAYNYTPSGKIEMGFYTEEKHIVFFVKDTGLGISDEDKPYIFESFYRGKLSKSFAIRGIGLGLSIVKELTQLLKGEIWFESDPEKGSVFYVKIPTVIAIQDNKNNDSIQKSSLKLDDLKNFNILIVEDEFLNYQFIEALLNPLVKQVDYAQNGSIAIEKCKHQSYDFVLMDIRMPIMNGIETTKHLKQIHPDIKIIALTAYNGETTKEEALQAGCSFFLSKPIYLDQLINAFQQLIQA from the coding sequence ATGCAATTTATCATCAGTTTAATTCAAAATACAGCCATTCTTCTTTCTTTTTCAATGCTATATGAATATTATTGGATTAAGCTCAATCAACGTAACTTAAAAAACGATATTATCACAGGTACAGTCATATCCATTGCAGTTAGCATTATAATGTTTACACCTTTTAAATTTTCAGAAACTATTGTTTTTGATGTACGCTCCATATTGCTTTCTATTTCGGGGTTGTTTTTTGGTTTTATTCCTACTTTTTTAGCCATGCTTACTTCTCTGGTTATTCGCTTAAACATGGGAGGCGATGGAGTTTATATGGGTGTAGCTGTTATCATTTCTTCCGCTTCCATTGGCATGTTGTGGCATTATTATCGAAAAAACTGGGAAGAACAATATTTTATTGAATTATTATTACTTGGCATCACAGTTCATGCCGTGATGGCTTTTTGCACAATTTTTCTTCCATCGGGCAAAGAAATGGATGTATTAAAAAACATTGCCTTACCCTTAATATTAATTTACATTCCTGGAACTTTATTACTCGGCACGTTACTTGTTCGTCAACACGGCAATTACTTAAACCGTAAGGCAAAAGAAAAGCTTATCGAAACAGAATACATGTTTCATCAACTCATGAAAAGTAAAAACATTTATGCACTCACATTAAATAAACAATTCAACATATATTTTGCTAACGAACATTTACAAAAATCAATTCATCTTACAAAAGAAGAACTGTTAAATAATAATTTCGAGTCTATTTTTCTACAAAAAATAAGCGATGAAGACAAACGCAAAAAAGAAGTATTTTTCAACTCTGCTCTCATAAGTATAGAATTAAAAGCAGCATTTACCACATTACAAAATAAACATTATTATATACATTGGTTTATTACTAAAACCTTTAATTTTCAAAACGAACATAACGGTTATATAGTTATTGGAGTGGACGAAACAGAACGTTATGAAGCCGAAAAAAAACTGAATGAAACACATCAGGAATTATTAGCTCAATATGAAGTATATAAAGAGCTCAATATACAACTTACCGAAGCCAAACAAAAAGCAGAAGAAAGCGATAGACTTAAAACAATGTTGTTATCGAATTTAAGTCACGAGGTCAGAACCCCTATGAATGCAATTATAGGTTTTTCTGAACTACTACGCAAAGATATTCCTAATGAAAAACGCAAAGAATTTTCTGAAATTATTTTTAAAAGTTCGCAACAACTTTTACAAACTATTGACGACATTGTCCTCATTTCTAAACTTCAAAGTCAAAAAACAAAATTGCAAGTAAGCAAAATAAAACCTGTTGAATTACTAAAGAGCCTGTTAATTTTAAACCAACATAAAATACAGCAACCAAAAGTTGAATTCAAAATTGTTTTCGACCAGGCCCATGAAAATATTATTATCGAAACAGATGAATTAAAACTTACAAAAATATTGTCTAATTTGCTCAAAAATGCCTATAATTATACTCCAAGTGGGAAAATAGAAATGGGTTTTTATACCGAAGAAAAACACATTGTATTCTTTGTAAAAGATACAGGATTAGGTATTTCTGACGAAGATAAACCCTATATTTTCGAATCATTTTATCGTGGAAAGTTATCTAAATCGTTTGCTATTAGAGGTATTGGCTTAGGTTTAAGTATTGTTAAAGAACTTACACAATTACTCAAAGGCGAAATTTGGTTCGAAAGCGATCCCGAAAAAGGAAGTGTATTTTATGTAAAAATTCCAACTGTAATTGCTATTCAAGATAATAAAAATAACGATTCTATTCAAAAATCATCTTTAAAGCTCGATGATCTTAAAAATTTTAACATTTTGATTGTCGAAGATGAATTTCTCAATTATCAATTCATTGAAGCTTTATTAAATCCTTTGGTTAAACAAGTAGATTATGCACAAAATGGCAGTATTGCTATAGAAAAATGTAAACACCAATCATACGATTTCGTACTAATGGATATTCGAATGCCTATTATGAACGGAATAGAAACAACAAAGCATTTAAAACAAATACACCCCGATATTAAAATTATTGCCCTTACAGCCTATAACGGTGAAACCACCAAAGAAGAAGCACTTCAAGCAGGTTGCTCATTTTTTCTTTCGAAACCTATTTATTTAGACCAATTGATAAATGCCTTTCAACAGCTAATACAGGCTTAA
- a CDS encoding response regulator, which translates to MVKNKDSEVYIYLVDDDELLNKILLTKFQQNTKHKVFTFTSGEDFIKYYQSLHIKKPNKNIHILLIDYMLNPGVPVHSAKTGIDFIKEARAINPQINTILISAIDNPELSILAQKEGVNAFIKKNENAFLRINNQISFIISEIKLQKAHKRSLTTRKIFVAILIMFSLLIVYIALTEFILN; encoded by the coding sequence ATGGTAAAAAATAAAGATTCGGAAGTTTACATCTACCTCGTTGACGACGATGAACTTTTAAATAAAATATTGCTAACCAAATTTCAACAAAACACCAAACACAAAGTTTTTACTTTCACTAGCGGAGAAGATTTTATAAAATATTACCAATCGCTCCATATTAAAAAACCAAATAAAAATATTCATATTCTACTCATTGATTATATGCTTAACCCTGGAGTTCCTGTTCACTCAGCCAAAACAGGCATAGACTTCATCAAAGAAGCCCGAGCTATAAACCCCCAAATCAATACGATCCTAATTTCTGCCATTGATAACCCAGAACTATCCATTTTAGCTCAAAAAGAAGGTGTCAATGCTTTTATCAAAAAAAATGAAAATGCCTTTTTGCGAATCAATAATCAAATAAGTTTTATTATTAGCGAGATAAAGCTCCAAAAAGCTCATAAACGAAGCCTAACCACTCGTAAAATATTTGTGGCAATACTCATTATGTTTTCATTGCTCATTGTTTATATTGCTTTAACCGAATTCATTCTGAATTAA